A DNA window from Sediminitomix flava contains the following coding sequences:
- a CDS encoding threonine/serine exporter family protein, protein MEWSDILYKSCYAMIGAFGFGVIFNIKKEYLLYAGLGGFVGWLVFELMLGSDYNISVSLFFASCIVTVYSEYMARRLKVPATIIIICGIIPLVPGGAMYYTTLEAINGDELSFLRKMIDTMFQAGAIAIGIVLVSTVARIILRKILPKLRKAKLKKSKSLVKS, encoded by the coding sequence ATGGAGTGGTCTGATATTTTATATAAATCTTGTTATGCAATGATCGGGGCTTTTGGCTTTGGAGTCATTTTTAATATAAAAAAGGAGTACCTTTTATATGCAGGACTTGGAGGTTTTGTGGGCTGGTTAGTGTTTGAGCTTATGTTGGGTTCTGATTATAATATTTCAGTCTCCTTGTTTTTTGCATCATGTATTGTAACAGTTTATTCAGAGTACATGGCAAGAAGACTAAAGGTACCTGCTACAATTATCATCATTTGTGGAATTATTCCTTTAGTACCTGGAGGTGCTATGTATTATACCACACTAGAGGCAATTAATGGAGATGAACTCAGTTTTCTTCGTAAAATGATTGATACCATGTTCCAAGCGGGTGCTATTGCAATAGGAATTGTTTTGGTATCTACTGTCGCAAGAATTATCCTACGAAAAATTTTGCCTAAGCTTCGTAAAGCAAAATTGAAAAAATCAAAGAGTTTGGTGAAGAGTTGA
- a CDS encoding threonine/serine exporter family protein: protein MEVKRIVKYAAEAGKLILENGGETYRVEDTIRNIGYAYGLKVVDSFVTPTGIMISCSEDGEETYSMIKRVSQRTVNLEVIRRVNALSRRIGEEKPSIDEVKQELENIKNIESYSSTTTFLFSALAAGVFCLLYGGVWQDFLVATLLGGIINLLSKALSWLSLTSFLTNVIGGALCIVFGSVSTYLEIGQNADKISIGGIMLLVPGLAITNAMRDLIAGDLVSGMSRAMEAFFIAIAIAVGAAIAYKLSYI, encoded by the coding sequence ATGGAAGTAAAGAGAATTGTAAAATATGCAGCCGAAGCAGGAAAGCTGATCCTAGAAAATGGAGGTGAAACTTACCGTGTAGAAGATACCATCCGAAATATTGGTTATGCCTACGGTTTAAAAGTCGTTGATAGTTTTGTGACCCCAACAGGGATCATGATTTCATGTTCTGAGGATGGAGAAGAAACCTATTCAATGATTAAAAGGGTTTCCCAACGTACAGTTAATTTGGAGGTTATTCGTAGAGTAAATGCGTTATCAAGAAGAATTGGTGAAGAAAAACCTTCTATAGATGAGGTAAAGCAAGAACTGGAAAATATTAAAAATATAGAGTCATACAGTTCTACTACTACATTTCTATTTTCAGCACTAGCTGCAGGTGTTTTTTGTCTATTGTATGGTGGAGTATGGCAAGACTTTTTGGTAGCAACTCTATTAGGTGGAATTATCAACTTACTTTCCAAAGCACTTTCATGGCTGTCTTTAACTAGTTTCCTTACTAATGTAATTGGTGGGGCACTATGTATCGTTTTCGGAAGTGTATCTACGTATTTAGAGATTGGACAAAATGCAGATAAAATAAGTATTGGTGGAATAATGCTTTTGGTTCCTGGTCTAGCGATTACAAATGCAATGAGAGATTTGATAGCAGGTGATCTTGTGAGTGGAATGTCAAGAGCCATGGAAGCCTTTTTTATCGCAATTGCAATTGCTGTTGGAGCTGCAATAGCTTATAAACTTTCATATATATAG
- a CDS encoding aldehyde dehydrogenase family protein, translating into MKKIEVINPATEKSIAKVPASVDIPSIYEKARNAQKQWAKQDLQYRIDCISRFQKELENKKDALALTLTQETGKPLWQSLNELRGAGLRIQFFIDNVEKYMQNETITQEEGLLEKIYYEPLGVIGNISAWNYPYLVGVNVFIPALLTGNAVLYKPSEYALLTGLKIESMMQDSGVPKEIFVTIIGDKEEGEKLLDLPLDGYYFTGSHKTGKYIYEKVASKMVPCQLELGGKDAVYVSENNENLAKVVEGVCEGVFYNNGQSCCAVERIYVHTSIYKQFIDLFYEYTKSWVAGDPLDNNTMLGPLTRKEQKKVLQAQLDDALFKGAQAIQLNIKDEPSSYYFPPTILANVSHEMTVMREESFGPIIGIQEVEHLEEAISLMKDTDYGLTSAIYTDEYNEAERLMEEMDTGSVYLNCCDRVSPNLPWAGRKNSGLGLTLSYHGIRSFLQTKAYHIRF; encoded by the coding sequence ATGAAAAAGATTGAAGTTATCAATCCTGCGACTGAGAAAAGTATCGCGAAAGTTCCTGCTAGTGTAGATATTCCTAGTATTTATGAAAAGGCAAGGAATGCACAAAAACAATGGGCGAAGCAAGACCTTCAGTATCGAATAGATTGTATTTCACGTTTTCAGAAAGAACTTGAGAATAAAAAAGATGCCTTAGCACTTACGCTTACTCAAGAGACAGGGAAACCTCTATGGCAATCATTAAATGAGCTAAGGGGAGCTGGACTTCGTATCCAATTTTTTATAGATAATGTGGAAAAGTACATGCAAAATGAGACAATTACTCAAGAAGAAGGGCTACTAGAAAAAATCTATTACGAACCACTTGGTGTTATTGGAAATATCTCTGCATGGAACTACCCATATCTTGTAGGAGTGAATGTTTTCATCCCTGCTTTACTCACAGGAAATGCAGTTCTCTATAAACCTTCTGAATATGCGTTATTGACAGGGCTAAAAATTGAGTCGATGATGCAAGATTCAGGTGTCCCTAAAGAGATATTTGTAACCATAATTGGCGATAAGGAAGAAGGTGAAAAGCTACTGGATTTACCTTTAGATGGCTATTATTTTACAGGCTCACATAAGACAGGGAAATATATTTATGAGAAAGTAGCCTCTAAAATGGTGCCCTGTCAGTTGGAGTTAGGGGGGAAAGATGCAGTATATGTTTCAGAAAATAATGAAAACCTAGCTAAAGTAGTAGAAGGGGTTTGTGAAGGTGTTTTTTATAATAATGGACAAAGCTGTTGTGCGGTAGAACGCATTTATGTTCACACTTCTATTTACAAACAGTTCATTGATCTTTTTTATGAATATACCAAGTCTTGGGTTGCTGGAGATCCTTTGGATAACAATACTATGCTAGGACCTTTAACTAGAAAAGAACAGAAAAAGGTCTTACAGGCGCAATTAGATGACGCTCTTTTTAAGGGAGCACAGGCTATCCAACTAAATATTAAGGATGAACCTTCTAGTTACTATTTCCCTCCAACAATTTTGGCTAATGTCTCTCATGAAATGACGGTCATGCGAGAGGAATCTTTTGGACCAATAATAGGTATTCAAGAAGTAGAGCATTTGGAAGAGGCTATTTCTTTGATGAAAGATACTGACTATGGTTTGACTTCAGCTATTTATACGGATGAATACAATGAAGCAGAACGTTTGATGGAGGAAATGGATACAGGGTCAGTTTATCTAAATTGTTGTGATCGAGTAAGTCCGAATTTACCATGGGCTGGTCGTAAGAATTCTGGATTAGGGCTAACGTTATCATATCATGGTATTCGGTCTTTTCTTCAAACTAAAGCATATCATATTCGATTTTGA
- a CDS encoding gamma-glutamyl-gamma-aminobutyrate hydrolase family protein, with protein sequence MLKLGVSSCFEYANASRAVFAPKQLCYLEKDMGRFLARKDVLPLLIPDLEDELLYKYLSELDAIVIQGGSDISPQTYGEEAIENGRWPGDRYRDIYELKIIDFAVKNKIPLWGICRGFQLINVYFGGTLYQDISTQNKATIQHRDAERYDQLAHAIYWNSDSPLYQVYNQNEGNVNSIHHQGVKALASDLIAIAHSSEDDIIEAFVHKEYSHIWGVQWHPEFIYNYKGNDQLLDAEKLYDYFLESFT encoded by the coding sequence ATGTTGAAGTTAGGTGTTAGTTCTTGTTTTGAGTATGCGAATGCCTCTCGAGCAGTTTTTGCTCCAAAGCAATTGTGTTATTTGGAGAAAGATATGGGGAGATTCCTTGCTAGAAAGGATGTTTTACCGCTATTAATTCCTGATTTGGAAGATGAATTATTATATAAATATCTAAGTGAATTAGATGCAATTGTCATTCAAGGAGGTTCAGATATTTCTCCGCAAACGTATGGAGAAGAAGCAATTGAGAATGGACGTTGGCCAGGAGATCGGTATAGGGATATTTATGAGTTAAAAATCATTGATTTTGCAGTGAAGAATAAAATTCCTTTGTGGGGGATTTGTCGCGGCTTTCAATTGATTAATGTGTATTTCGGAGGAACACTTTATCAAGATATTTCAACTCAAAATAAAGCCACAATACAACATAGAGATGCAGAACGTTACGATCAATTGGCTCATGCTATCTATTGGAATTCAGACTCCCCTCTTTATCAGGTTTATAATCAGAATGAAGGTAATGTAAACTCAATTCATCATCAGGGAGTTAAGGCTTTAGCATCTGATTTGATTGCGATCGCTCATTCATCTGAAGATGATATCATTGAAGCATTTGTTCATAAAGAGTACTCTCACATTTGGGGTGTTCAATGGCATCCAGAATTTATTTATAACTATAAAGGAAATGACCAATTATTAGATGCTGAAAAGCTGTATGATTATTTTCTAGAATCTTTTACCTAA
- a CDS encoding iron-containing alcohol dehydrogenase, with the protein MNQYSFPTQIYFGEGSSELLPKYLLEEQKKKPLIVTDESVRTLPFFNKIIDSLLPFEINISIYSDLHPNPLVSDVMNGVKQYKTESRDCIVAIGGGVAMDTARAIALMVNHQRDLLEYDDLQGGSKYITEEIPLLATIPTTSGTGSEVGRAAIISDDVSRQKHILFHPNLLAKRVFADPVLTYDLPPHITAATGMDALTHNVEAFLSKGYHPMADGIALEGVRMIFNSLEGAVVNPNSEARSEMMMASLMGAVAFQKGLGLVHSLAHPLSTLLDVHHGLANAIMIPFGLEFNLEGQEDRFKRLAVNIGCDSSSPSAFIDEVKKLRAKLQIPTLSSIGVKQEHISELVELTLKDFCLPSNPKEISRTEVEAIYERALTE; encoded by the coding sequence ATGAATCAATATAGTTTTCCAACCCAAATCTATTTTGGAGAAGGAAGTAGCGAACTGCTTCCTAAATACTTACTAGAAGAACAAAAGAAAAAGCCTCTTATTGTTACAGATGAATCTGTAAGAACATTGCCTTTTTTCAATAAAATAATAGATAGTCTTTTACCTTTTGAAATCAATATTTCCATTTATTCCGATCTTCATCCCAATCCATTGGTTTCCGATGTGATGAATGGAGTAAAACAGTATAAGACAGAAAGCAGAGATTGTATTGTAGCCATAGGTGGAGGAGTAGCAATGGATACTGCAAGAGCAATTGCATTGATGGTCAATCATCAACGAGATTTATTAGAATATGATGATTTACAAGGAGGTAGTAAGTATATCACAGAAGAAATTCCATTGTTAGCAACGATACCTACAACTTCTGGAACAGGTAGTGAGGTTGGTCGAGCAGCCATTATTTCAGATGATGTGTCTAGACAAAAACATATCCTTTTTCATCCAAACTTGTTAGCCAAAAGAGTTTTTGCAGACCCTGTTCTGACTTATGATTTACCTCCTCATATTACCGCTGCAACAGGAATGGATGCCTTAACGCATAATGTAGAAGCATTTTTATCTAAAGGTTATCACCCCATGGCAGATGGTATAGCCCTTGAAGGGGTTCGAATGATTTTTAACTCTCTTGAAGGAGCTGTTGTTAATCCAAATTCTGAGGCTAGATCGGAGATGATGATGGCATCTTTGATGGGGGCTGTCGCATTTCAGAAGGGGTTAGGTTTAGTACATTCATTAGCACATCCACTCTCAACATTATTGGATGTGCATCATGGTTTGGCAAATGCAATCATGATTCCTTTTGGTTTAGAATTTAATTTGGAAGGACAAGAAGATCGATTTAAGCGTTTAGCTGTAAATATTGGGTGTGATAGTTCTTCACCTTCTGCTTTTATTGATGAGGTAAAGAAACTAAGAGCCAAGCTACAAATACCGACACTTTCTAGTATTGGGGTAAAGCAAGAACATATATCTGAATTGGTAGAGTTGACTTTAAAAGACTTCTGTTTACCATCTAATCCTAAAGAAATTTCAAGAACAGAAGTTGAAGCAATTTATGAAAGAGCATTAACTGAATAG
- a CDS encoding glutamine synthetase family protein — translation MSEKRKVLSADEIKEEIIKNPSNKVRVAVTDLDGVLRGKVIHKDKFLSIVEKGFGFCDVVFGWDMMDELYGKVDYTGWHTGFPDAQAHLCMETYRQIPWEDNMPFFLADFCDSKGNPNPVCPRNVLKRVVAKAEEMGYSPFMAEEFEWFNFIETPESLIDKSFHDLNTLTPGMFGYSILRSSYYSEYFNQIFDDLNDFGVPLEGLHTETGPGVYEAAIQASSALEAADRANLFKTSVKEIAYDHGLMASFMARWNDQYPGCSGHIHQSLWDKKMEKNLFYDDGGNYKMSELMRQYMAGQLTCLSDLLVMIAPTTNSYKRLVEGYWAPTTLTWGVDNRTTALRALPTGQRSCRLETRVVGSDVNPYLAFAACLASGIYGIENELSLNKAMTKGNGYEDTGDKLASSLEEATQKFKDSVLANELFGEEFVQHFAKTREWEVQQYDQVDPHWERKRYFEII, via the coding sequence ATGAGCGAAAAAAGAAAAGTCTTAAGTGCGGATGAGATTAAAGAAGAAATCATTAAAAACCCATCAAATAAAGTTAGAGTTGCAGTCACCGATTTGGACGGTGTTTTACGGGGAAAGGTAATTCATAAGGATAAGTTCTTATCTATAGTAGAAAAAGGATTTGGCTTTTGTGATGTAGTCTTTGGATGGGACATGATGGATGAACTTTATGGGAAAGTCGATTACACAGGTTGGCATACAGGTTTTCCAGATGCCCAAGCACACCTTTGTATGGAGACTTATCGTCAGATTCCGTGGGAAGACAATATGCCGTTCTTTCTTGCCGATTTTTGTGATAGTAAAGGAAACCCTAATCCTGTCTGCCCACGAAACGTGCTGAAAAGAGTAGTAGCTAAAGCAGAAGAAATGGGCTACAGTCCTTTTATGGCAGAAGAGTTTGAATGGTTCAATTTTATAGAAACCCCCGAAAGTCTCATCGATAAGTCTTTTCATGACCTGAATACTCTAACACCAGGAATGTTTGGTTATTCTATTTTGAGAAGTTCATATTATTCTGAATACTTCAATCAGATTTTTGATGATCTAAATGATTTTGGAGTTCCATTAGAAGGATTACATACAGAAACAGGGCCTGGAGTTTATGAAGCAGCAATTCAAGCTTCTTCAGCGCTAGAGGCAGCAGATCGAGCCAATTTATTTAAAACCTCTGTAAAGGAAATTGCTTACGATCATGGTCTGATGGCAAGTTTTATGGCACGTTGGAATGATCAATACCCAGGATGTAGTGGACATATTCATCAGAGTTTGTGGGATAAGAAAATGGAGAAAAACTTATTCTACGATGATGGAGGTAATTATAAAATGAGCGAACTGATGCGTCAGTATATGGCAGGGCAATTAACTTGTCTCTCCGATTTATTGGTAATGATTGCACCAACAACAAACAGCTATAAACGATTGGTAGAAGGGTATTGGGCGCCTACTACTCTTACTTGGGGAGTTGATAATAGAACCACAGCACTTCGGGCTTTACCTACAGGACAAAGATCGTGTCGATTGGAAACAAGAGTTGTCGGTTCGGATGTAAATCCATACTTGGCTTTTGCTGCTTGCTTGGCATCGGGTATTTATGGTATTGAAAATGAATTGTCATTGAATAAAGCCATGACAAAAGGGAATGGTTATGAAGATACGGGAGATAAATTGGCAAGCTCACTAGAGGAAGCAACACAAAAGTTTAAAGACTCTGTATTAGCAAATGAGTTGTTTGGGGAAGAGTTTGTACAACATTTTGCAAAAACAAGAGAGTGGGAGGTTCAGCAGTATGACCAAGTTGACCCTCATTGGGAACGCAAACGTTACTTCGAGATTATCTAA